A genomic stretch from Camelus dromedarius isolate mCamDro1 chromosome 10, mCamDro1.pat, whole genome shotgun sequence includes:
- the HDHD3 gene encoding haloacid dehalogenase-like hydrolase domain-containing protein 3 codes for MARRLQLRLLTWDVKDTLLRPRQPMGEEYATKARAHGLEVEAAALEQAFWQVYRAQSLSFPNYGLSHGLTSRQWWLDVVLQTFHRAGVQDARAVAPIADQLYKDFSNPCTWQVLQGAEATLRECQKRGLRLAVVSNFDRRLEGILVGLGLREHFEFVLTSEAAGWPKPDPRIFREALRLAQVEPAAAAHVGDSYPLDYKGARAIGMHSFLVAGPEPLDPEVKDSIPQEHILPSLPHLLPALDHLESSPPQL; via the coding sequence ATGGCACGCCGGCTGCAGTTACGACTGCTGACGTGGGACGTGAAGGACACACTGCTTCGGCCCCGCCAACCCATGGGGGAGGAGTATGCCACCAAGGCCCGGGCCCACGGGCTGGAGGTAGAGGCCGCAGCCCTGGAACAAGCCTTTTGGCAGGTGTACAGggctcagagcctcagtttccccaactatGGCCTGAGCCATGGCCTCACCTCCCGCCAGTGGTGGCTGGATGTGGTCTTGCAGACCTTCCACCGCGCCGGTGTTCAGGATGCCCGGGCTGTGGCCCCCATCGCTGACCAGCTGTACAAAGACTTCAGCAACCCCTGCACCTGGCAGGTGTTGCAGGGGGCTGAGGCCACCTTGAGGGAGTGCCAAAAACGGGGTCTGAGGCTGGCAGTGGTCTCCAACTTTGACCGACGGCTGGAGGGCATCCTAGTGGGTCTTGGCCTGCGGGAACACTTTGAATTTGTGCTGACCTCTGAGGCTGCTGGCTGGCCCAAGCCAGACCCCCGCATTTTCCGTGAGGCCTTGCGCCTTGCTCAGGTGGAACCGGCGGCAGCAGCCCATGTTGGAGATAGTTACCCACTTGATTACAAGGGAGCACGTGCTATAGGCATGCACAGCTTCCTGGTGGCTGGCCCGGAGCCTTTGGACCCTGAGGTCAAGGATTCTATACCCCAAGAACACATTCTTCCCTCACTACCCCATCTCCTGCCTGCCCTTGACCACCTAGAGAGCTCACCCCCACAGCTTTGA